From the Saccharomycodes ludwigii strain NBRC 1722 chromosome I, whole genome shotgun sequence genome, one window contains:
- the ERV2 gene encoding flavin-linked sulfhydryl oxidase (similar to Saccharomyces cerevisiae YPR037C | ERV2 | Essential for Respiration and Viability) encodes MKVLTKGNSTNGRPKKLLNKRYITVIITSIFIIYLWFNQLGTSNLSYQTENEEILTSIPTSNSFTNDNNYENKEVSTSNPSDASSTNSDENLKDFYHNYEGEIGQQKLTTAEDMYSSVIMPKMPDQEAKRALGNASWKYFHTLLARFPDHPTQEQRDKLNTFLQLYAELYPCGECSYHFVKLMEKYPPQTSSRTTAALWGCHVHNLVNEHLKKPEYDCTTILEDYDCGCGDDASDEDLQDYPKGNNSIITSGITLEKEQKQLG; translated from the coding sequence atgaAGGTTTTAACAAAAGGTAACTCAACCAATGGTagaccaaaaaaattattgaacaAAAGATATATAACAGTCATAATAacatctatttttattatatacttATGGTTTAATCAGTTAGGGACTTCTAATCTATCATACCAAACTGAAAACGAAGAAATATTAACTTCTATTCCGACTAGTAATTCCTTTACTAACGACAAtaattatgaaaataagGAAGTGTCAACTTCTAATCCAAGTGATGCTTCCTCCACCAACAGCGATGAAAATTTGAAAGATTTTTATCACAATTATGAAGGGGAAATCGGACAACAGAAATTGACAACAGCCGAAGATATGTATTCCTCCGTCATAATGCCTAAGATGCCTGACCAAGAAGCAAAAAGGGCTTTAGGCAATGCCTCTTGGAAGTACTTTCATACGTTGTTGGCAAGATTTCCTGACCACCCGACGCAAGAACAGAGGGACAAGTTAAACACTTTTTTACAGTTATACGCAGAGCTCTATCCCTGCGGTGAATGTTCTTATCATTTTGTCAAACTAATGGAGAAATATCCGCCACAGACAAGCAGTAGAACAACAGCGGCTTTATGGGGATGCCACGTTCATAATTTGGTTAATGAACACTTAAAAAAACCAGAGTATGATTGTACTACTATCTTAGAAGATTATGATTGTGGATGCGGTGATGACGCCAGCGATGAGGATTTACAAGATTATCCGAAAGGAAACAATAGTATAATTACTAGTGGTATCACGTtggaaaaagaacaaaaacagTTAGGCTAA
- the STE18 gene encoding Ste18p (similar to Saccharomyces cerevisiae YJR086W | STE18 | STErile), translated as MNKNDTTNSNSTNAAPINVHDNEQLEYKLQFLKLKRIIELNNRLKQQLVKERITSSNACLSLIDYTTTTIDYMLPTLWGYPKVNSNPLNNRPLNEYSNHKRFNKKEHGSVQGGCCEIM; from the coding sequence atgaataaaaatgataccACTAATAGTAATTCTACCAACGCTGCCCCTATTAACGTACATGACAATGAACAATTAGAATATAAattacaatttttaaaattaaaaagaattattgaattgaataatagattaaaacaacaattagTCAAAGAAAGAATAACGTCTTCCAACGCATGTTTGAGTCTAATAGACTAtactacaacaacaattgaTTATATGTTACCCACTCTATGGGGATATCCAAAGGTAAATTCCAACCCGTTAAATAACCGGCCATTAAATGAGTATTCCAACCATAAGAGATTTAATAAGAAAGAACATGGGAGTGTGCAAGGTGGTTGCTGTGAAATTAtgtaa
- a CDS encoding uncharacterized protein (similar to Saccharomyces cerevisiae YJR084W | protein that forms a complex with Thp3p) produces MENFYYFVISECLTKNEFSPLFKNLLLYSAPPSPLIGTPEDISNAQNYNAFLFEPAPDSYSIHSKNGKIRDLIDVSLKLKYLYREYPLHATLQKFVNNSNKTVEPRVVELLITKLQEYFSLCDSQLKKINRLAEGEKNWITKPMYLVASQLYSIANLLDAYFFNDNNNVMNNKKDKNLCNTNKLLKSHRKQIGDLDDETFLEKCNRTIHNSFKLCLNDREPDTTINKKLGVYPFILLEFSTYEKLNNFDMEKSFIKVLMNRLNTKQLPSLKDIPGNKNFELLWFNFFMGKYFIRINDPRCVEYLMESYQYCNIKCTKMIVKILDLLAPCYLKFKNKLLKFPFTQETGIPHELNKWLELYKILKNGEIFLFKQWCFNQEKFLLANKLFIIVCADLKNVCFTRLLHKYWALNNNDTKVNLQELNAIWRAASKEIRGKDNDIENELDELECILNNLIIKKYINGYLSHGNRYLVLSKKTPFPSIYTI; encoded by the coding sequence ATggaaaacttttattattttgttatatcAGAATGCTTGACCAAAAATGAATTTAGTCCCTTATTCAAaaacttattattatactctGCTCCACCATCACCATTAATTGGTACGCCAGAGGATATATCCAACGCACAAAATTATAACGCTTTTCTATTTGAACCAGCACCTGATTCATATAGTATTCATtcaaaaaatggaaaaatacGTGATTTAATTGATGTTAGCTTGAAATTGAAATACTTATACCGTGAATATCCATTACATGCAACACTTCAGAAATTTGtcaacaatagtaataaaacaGTGGAACCTAGGGTAGTTGAGCTTTTAATTACTAAACTACAAGAATATTTTAGTTTGTGTGATAgtcaattgaaaaagattaatagACTCGCTGAGGGAGAAAAAAACTGGATCACCAAACCAATGTATCTTGTAGCTTCACAATTGTATTCAATTGCAAATTTATTAGatgcttatttttttaacgacaacaataatgttatgaacaataaaaaagacaaaaattTATGCAACACAAATAAATTGCTGAAATCACATCGCAAACAGATTGGGGATTTAGATGATGAAacttttttggaaaaatgtAATAGAACCATCCATAATAGTTTCAAATTGTGCTTAAATGATAGGGAACCTGATACTACAATTAACAAGAAACTGGGTGTTTACCCTTTTATTCTATTAGAATTTTCAACTTAtgaaaaactaaataattttgataTGGAAAAGagttttattaaagtaTTAATGAATAGACTAAATACAAAGCAGCTACCAAGTTTGAAAGACATTCCCgggaataaaaattttgaattgttgtggtttaattttttcatggGGAAATATTTCATTAGGATAAACGACCCTAGATGTGTAGAATATTTGATGGAGAGTTACCAATATTGTAACATTAAATGCACTAAGATGATTGTTAAGattttagatttattgGCACCatgttatttaaaatttaaaaataagctATTGAAATTTCCCTTCACGCAAGAGACCGGGATACCACATGAACTAAATAAATGGCTCGAATTGTATAAAATTCTCAAAAACGGCGAGATTTTCCTGTTCAAACAATGGTGTTTCAACcaagaaaagtttttgttagccaataaattatttattattgtctgCGCCGATCTCAAAAATGTTTGTTTTACAAGATTGTTACATAAATACTGGGCgttgaataataatgacacCAAAGTAAATTTACAAGAATTAAATGCGATATGGAGAGCAGCATCAAAAGAAATTAGGGGGAAAGATAATGACATTGAGAATGAATTGGATGAATTGGAATgtattttgaataatttaattataaaaaaatatatcaatgGTTATTTATCGCATGGAAATAGATATTTAGTTTTAAGCAAAAAAACACCGTTTCCCTCAATATATACCATATAA
- the EMC2 gene encoding Emc2p (similar to Saccharomyces cerevisiae YJR088C | EMC2 | ER Membrane protein Complex) — protein sequence MSIPLKEKLISIATTGYYAQLDPKQIEETYHELKTYLKFSTGLTNMEYFQLLDLLLILCLYKGRDTEAEFLYKALCDKFGEDSPFLHYYRSLLHEIGNINNPDVEDTTPVEKDIENLISTHLEVETDNVDYLLMSKRYLMLKKRGCSIQTWLRLCFGLLEKFPMDAELWYSCALEYFKLELYDQAIYCFEEVVMLTPFNYVALGSLGEALYYKYKSNTTTITNKNNNNLAETIYVLQEALDRFLKSVELSENYMKSWCFIAIICKEILDLSNNDKKYSKKRELLDLAKRQLQKTDIMNESDKTACKLVLSNI from the coding sequence ATGTCTATTccattaaaagaaaaactaaTCTCAATTGCCACTACAGGTTACTATGCTCAATTAGATCCTAAACAGATTGAAGAAACCTACCATGAACTTAAAACTTATTTGAAATTCTCAACTGGTTTAACCAACATGGAATATTTCCAATTATTAgatctattattaatactatGTTTATACAAAGGAAGAGACACTGAGGCTGAATTCTTGTATAAAGCTCTGTGCGACAAATTTGGCGAAGATTCCCCATTTTTGCATTATTACAGATCCCTATTACATGAAATCGGTAACATTAACAATCCTGATGTTGAAGATACCACGCCCgttgaaaaagatattgaaaatttaattagTACCCACCTAGAAGTTGAGACTGACAACGTTGATTATTTACTTATGAGTAAAAGGTATTtgatgttgaaaaaaagaggttGTTCCATACAAACTTGGTTGAGACTATGTTTTGGCCTCTTGGAGAAATTTCCTATGGATGCTGAATTATGGTATTCTTGTGCTTTAGAGTATTTTAAACTCGAATTATATGATCAAGCCATATATTGCTTTGAAGAAGTTGTAATGTTAACTCCCTTCAATTACGTTGCCTTAGGATCTTTGGGTGAAGCGTTGTactataaatataaatccAACACCACTACTATcaccaataaaaataataacaatctTGCTGAAACAATATATGTTTTACAAGAGGCTTTGGATaggtttttaaaaagtgtAGAGTTGAGTGAAAACTACATGAAAAGTTGGTGCTTTATTGCAATAATTTGTAAAGAAATTTTAGACTTGAGtaacaatgataaaaaatattctaaGAAAAGGGAATTATTGGATTTAGCTAAGAGACAATTACAAAAAACTGACATAATGAATGAATCAGATAAAACTGCATGTAAACTAGTATTGTCCAACATTTGA
- the TIF5 gene encoding translation initiation factor eIF5 (similar to Saccharomyces cerevisiae YPR041W | TIF5 | Translation Initiation Factor) has translation MSINICRSNTDPFYRYKMPPIQAKVEGKGNGIKTNIMNAADVARALNRPVSYIIKYFGFELGAQTTIDEAKDRYLVNGVHEPGKLQDTLDGFINKFVLCGSCQNPETEIIIKNGSDLQRDCKACGKITSMDPRHKLYSYILKNPPGSGGSSSGSKKSKKKAATASANVVGGGVSISDIAQENQGINTELNKKSKNKAKDDEDDELARKINAAASNLEKIEVKDDDWAVDMSEEAIRKRALEGSGAEPLSPELVKLEEYGEWADNQEEFPSDVELYKKAVEMDLVQDPRLACVIPQIMFEDEDIVSEIAEHAPFFIKLINNRPEFEKHFLGGIERFLGIQHPELIPLLPKILVQIYNNDICSEESIMHFGTTCSKKFVPKPISKKVRKSAKPFITWLKSAEEDDEEEDDE, from the coding sequence atgtcCATCAATATTTGCCGTTCTAACACGGATCCTTTCTACCGTTATAAGATGCCTCCTATCCAAGCCAAAGTGGAAGGTAAAGGTAATGGTATTAAAACTAACATTATGAATGCCGCTGATGTGGCACGTGCTTTGAACAGACCAGTCTCTTATATTATCAAATACTTTGGATTTGAATTAGGTGCCCAAACTACTATCGATGAAGCCAAAGATAGATATTTAGTTAACGGTGTTCATGAACCCGGTAAATTACAAGACACTTTAGATGGTTTCatcaataaatttgttttgtgTGGCAGTTGTCAAAATCCCGAAACTGAAATTATCATCAAAAACGGCAGTGATTTACAGAGGGATTGTAAAGCTTGTGGTAAGATTACTTCCATGGATCCAAGACATAAGCTATATTCctatattttgaaaaacccTCCTGGCAGTGGTGGTTCTAGTTCTGGTTCTAAGAAGagtaaaaagaaagctGCTACTGCTTCTGCCAATGTAGTAGGTGGCGGTGTTTCCATTAGTGATATTGCCCAGGAAAATCAAGGAATTAACACAGAACTTAATAAGAAATCAAAAAACAAGGCAAAAGACGATGAAGATGACGAATTAGCACGTAAAATCAATGCTGCTGCTTCCAACttagaaaaaatagaagTTAAAGACGACGATTGGGCTGTGGATATGAGTGAAGAAGCCATTAGAAAGAGAGCTTTAGAAGGTAGTGGTGCTGAACCCTTATCTCCAGAACTTGTTAAACTAGAGGAATACGGCGAGTGGGCTGATAACCAAGAGGAATTCCCAAGCGATGTTGAGTTATACAAAAAGGCTGTTGAAATGGATTTAGTACAAGATCCAAGATTAGCCTGTGTTATTCCACAGATAATgtttgaagatgaagatatAGTTTCTGAAATTGCTGAACATGCtcccttttttattaagcTTATTAATAATCGTCctgaatttgaaaaacattTCTTGGGCGGTATTGAAAGATTTCTGGGTATACAACATCCGGAATTAATTCCTTTGTTACCTAAAATATTGGttcaaatttataataatgatatttgtTCAGAGGAATCTATAATGCATTTTGGTACTACATGttctaaaaaatttgttccAAAACCAATCTCCAAAAAAGTTAGAAAAAGTGCTAAGCCATTTATCACTTGGTTGAAATCAGCCGAAGAGGACGAtgaggaagaagatgaCGAATGA
- the TIP41 gene encoding Tip41p (similar to Saccharomyces cerevisiae YPR040W | TIP41 | Tap42 Interacting Protein): protein MRNNQSNRNLMRNQSDKGPFLERNRPSGPGIQTLEVNGAREMHASIVKARGPPIQRVTIPNTATTIAASSTLSSFSSSIRPNSMYSTNTTTTSVKTSSSMQKKIRHKCNSINNPACCHCGSVIIPSPMARMPLDDSPSITVDDKWTISCKKYPILNAQEIQKWEMESILPLPEMIFGNNKINIKFFEEGKDNGVEIDFNAMDALRTVSLQDTGIRVSYAKKWQDNKKKGQQADKQDDLSNIQKQYDWTYTPIDYKGLVKFSKENTHSFTLDNDYQLPIDKLSRPDPILFYDDMVLYEDELADNGISVLSAKIRVMNERLLLLCRFFLRVDEVLFRVHDTRIYIEFDEKVVVREYKEFECDYATVLSKYLGTKDPKLALRDSNAVIQHLPLIKRECETLRL from the coding sequence ATGCGTAATAACCAGAGTAACAGAAATTTAATGAGAAATCAATCAGATAAAGGACCTTTTCTTGAAAGAAATAGACCATCTGGTCCTGGTATCCAAACTTTAGAAGTTAATGGTGCAAGAGAGATGCATGCTTCAATTGTTAAGGCTAGAGGTCCACCAATTCAACGTGTTACTATCCCAAACACTGCTACCACCATTGCTGCTTCTTCTACTTTGTCatctttttcctcttctaTCAGGCCTAACAGCATGTATAGTACAAATACCACTACTACCAGTGTTAAAACATCCTCTTCAAtgcaaaagaaaatacGCCATAAATGTAATAGTATAAATAACCCCGCATGTTGTCATTGCGGGAGCGTAATTATTCCCTCTCCTATGGCACGAATGCCATTAGATGATTCACCATCCATTACAGTGGATGATAAATGGACTATATCGTGTAAGAAATATCCTATTTTGAATGCACAAGAAATTCAGAAATGGGAAATGGAATCAATCTTGCCATTACCCGAAATGATATTtggtaataacaaaataaacattaaatttttcGAGGAGGGAAAAGATAATGGAGTGgaaattgattttaacGCAATGGATGCTTTACGGACTGTTTCGTTACAAGATACCGGTATTAGAGTCTCCTATGCTAAAAAATGGCAAgataataagaaaaagggACAACAAGCAGATAAACAGGATGATTTATCTAAcatacaaaaacaatatgaTTGGACCTATACTCCTATTGACTATAAGGGGTTGGTTAAgttttcaaaagaaaataccCATTCATTTACATTAGATAACGATTACCAATTGCCAATTGATAAATTAAGTAGACCAGATCCTATTCTATTTTATGATGACATGGTTTTATATGAGGATGAATTAGCAGACAATGGCATAAGTGTATTAAGTGCCAAAATAAGGGTTATGAACGAAagactattattattgtgtAGATTTTTTCTTAGGGTTGATGAGGTACTATTTAGAGTTCATGATACTAGAATCTATATAGAGTTTGACGAAAAAGTAGTTGTTAGAGAATACAAAGAATTTGAATGTGATTATGCAACTGTTTTATCGAAATATTTGGGTACAAAGGACCCTAAATTGGCTTTAAGAGACAGCAATGCTGTTATCCAACATTTGCCGTTGATCAAGAGAGAATGTGAAACGTTGAGATTatag
- the TMH11 gene encoding Tmh11p (similar to Saccharomyces cerevisiae YJR085C | protein of unknown function) — MEHPAWTLSGLCVIGGSMGYLRKKSVPSLAAGLIFGGIYAYSGYLLHNNADNGLELALGASSVLFATGLIRGFPSRFTKPVPVVLTVLGGLGSLYYYKKYKEFYP, encoded by the coding sequence ATGGAACATCCAGCTTGGACTTTATCGGGGTTATGTGTTATTGGTGGCTCGATGGGTTATCTACGTAAGAAATCTGTCCCATCGTTAGCTGCTGGCTTAATATTTGGTGGTATTTACGCTTATTCTGGTTACTTACTACACAATAATGCTGATAATGGCTTAGAATTAGCCTTAGGCGCTTCCTCAGTTTTGTTTGCCACTGGTTTGATACGTGGTTTCCCTTCTAGATTCACTAAACCTGTTCCAGTGGTTCTAACTGTCTTGGGTGGCTTAGGTTccctttattattacaaaaagTACAAGGAATTTTATCCATGA